Proteins encoded by one window of Streptomyces sp. ALI-76-A:
- a CDS encoding phosphatidylinositol-specific phospholipase C/glycerophosphodiester phosphodiesterase family protein gives MALTTRRRALTTLGAALAGAVALPATDALAGERKHRPRPLWRAHAHNDYEHPRPLLDALDHRFGSVEADIFLVGGQLLVAHDPVDLDPARTLESLYLEPLAARVRANRGSVYRGHRRPLQLLIDIKTEGSSTYLELDRHLKRYKHLFTTYAHGRVLPGPVTAVVSGDRAARTPLAAQTVRRAFYDGRLADLGGPAPASLIPLISDNWTLNFTWTGVGAFPEAERQKLRGIVRTAHARGQRVRLWATPDLPGPARDAVWTELLAAGVDHVNTDDLAGLEAFLDARRTA, from the coding sequence ATGGCCCTCACCACTCGCCGCAGAGCCCTCACCACCCTCGGCGCCGCGCTCGCGGGCGCGGTCGCCCTGCCCGCCACCGACGCCCTGGCCGGCGAACGCAAGCACCGCCCGCGCCCGTTGTGGCGCGCCCACGCCCACAACGACTACGAGCACCCGCGCCCCCTCCTCGACGCCCTCGACCACCGCTTCGGCAGCGTCGAGGCCGACATCTTCCTGGTGGGCGGCCAACTCCTCGTCGCGCACGACCCCGTGGACCTCGACCCGGCCCGCACCCTGGAGTCCCTGTACCTCGAACCGCTGGCCGCCCGGGTCCGGGCCAACCGGGGCTCCGTGTACCGGGGGCACCGCAGGCCGCTGCAACTGCTGATCGACATCAAGACCGAGGGCTCGTCGACGTACCTGGAACTCGACCGGCATCTCAAGCGGTACAAGCACCTGTTCACGACCTACGCGCACGGACGCGTGCTGCCCGGGCCGGTCACCGCCGTCGTCTCCGGCGACCGTGCGGCCCGTACCCCGCTGGCGGCCCAGACCGTCCGCCGGGCTTTCTACGACGGGCGGCTGGCCGACCTCGGCGGTCCGGCGCCGGCCTCCCTCATCCCATTGATCAGCGACAACTGGACGCTCAACTTCACCTGGACGGGCGTCGGCGCGTTCCCCGAAGCCGAACGGCAGAAGCTGCGCGGCATCGTCCGGACCGCGCACGCGCGCGGACAGCGGGTACGGCTGTGGGCCACCCCGGACCTGCCGGGCCCGGCCCGCGACGCGGTGTGGACCGAGCTGCTCGCCGCCGGCGTCGACCACGTCAACACCGACGACCTGGCCGGCCTGGAGGCGTTCCTCGACGCCCGGCGGACGGCGTGA
- a CDS encoding acyl-CoA dehydrogenase family protein has protein sequence MSDLLYSEEEEALRAAVRDLLTDHCDAAGVIARTESATPHDRETWKALTEGMGLAGLLVPEAQGGQGATHREVAVVLEELGRAVAPVPYLTSAVVATEALLACGADDLLVELASGRTVGALAVALHLAPGAAFQTVRVENGTLRGELTGIADAAVADVLLVPGDDGGLYAVTANAVTVTPQVSLDLTRPLATVTFAGAAARRIGDAGPAVDRALRAGAGLLASEQFGLAEWSLTETVRHLKERKQFNRPVGGFQALKHRLAQLWLEIVNLRAAARQAADALTTGQDVDVSVAVAQAYAAPVAVRAAEEALQLHGGIGMTWEHPVHLYLKRAKADSIALGTAGAHRTALAGLADLQAP, from the coding sequence ATGAGCGATCTGCTCTACTCCGAGGAGGAAGAGGCCCTCCGCGCCGCCGTCCGCGACCTGCTCACGGACCACTGCGACGCGGCGGGCGTCATCGCGCGGACCGAGTCGGCCACGCCCCACGACCGCGAGACGTGGAAGGCGCTCACCGAGGGCATGGGCCTGGCCGGCCTGCTGGTACCCGAGGCGCAGGGCGGCCAGGGCGCCACGCACCGCGAAGTCGCCGTGGTCCTGGAGGAGTTGGGTCGGGCCGTGGCTCCCGTCCCCTACCTGACCAGTGCGGTCGTCGCCACCGAGGCGCTGCTCGCCTGCGGGGCCGACGACCTGCTCGTCGAACTGGCGTCGGGCCGGACGGTCGGCGCCCTCGCCGTCGCCCTGCACCTGGCCCCGGGCGCCGCCTTCCAGACCGTACGGGTGGAGAACGGCACGCTGCGCGGGGAGTTGACCGGCATCGCGGACGCGGCCGTCGCCGACGTGCTGCTCGTCCCGGGCGACGACGGCGGGCTGTACGCCGTCACGGCGAACGCCGTGACCGTCACCCCGCAGGTGTCGCTGGACCTGACCCGGCCGCTCGCCACCGTCACCTTCGCCGGGGCGGCGGCCCGCCGGATCGGTGACGCCGGACCGGCCGTGGACCGGGCCCTGCGGGCCGGGGCGGGACTGCTCGCCTCGGAGCAGTTCGGGCTGGCCGAATGGTCGTTGACCGAGACGGTCCGCCATCTCAAGGAGCGCAAGCAGTTCAACCGTCCCGTCGGCGGGTTCCAGGCGCTCAAGCACCGGCTCGCCCAGCTGTGGCTGGAGATCGTCAACCTGCGCGCGGCGGCCCGGCAGGCGGCGGACGCGCTCACGACCGGCCAGGACGTCGACGTGTCGGTCGCCGTCGCCCAGGCCTACGCGGCGCCGGTCGCCGTCCGCGCCGCCGAGGAGGCACTCCAACTGCACGGCGGCATCGGCATGACCTGGGAGCACCCGGTCCACCTGTATCTCAAGCGGGCGAAGGCCGACTCGATCGCCCTCGGCACCGCGGGCGCCCACCGCACGGCCCTGGCCGGACTGGCCGATCTCCAGGCCCCCTGA
- a CDS encoding acyl-CoA dehydrogenase family protein yields the protein MTDAADLRRRTAELLAAHPPAATDRTDFLKARFDAGLAWVHYPEGLGGLGAPRHLQAVVDAALEAAGAPDNNPRRIGIGLGMAAPTILQYGTEEQKRRYLRPLWTGEEVWCQLFSEPGAGSDLAALGTRAVRQGEDWVVNGQKVWTSSAHLARWAILIARTDPDVPKHRGITYFLCDMTDPGVEVRPLRQITGEAEFNEVFLTDVRIPDSRRLGEAGDGWRVAQTTLNNERVAIGGMRLPREGGMIGPVAKTWRERPDLRTHDLHQRLLKLWVEAEVARLTGERLRQQLVAGQPGPEGAGMKLAFARLNQEISGLEVELRGAEGLSYDDWTMRRPELVDFTGRDAGYRYLRSKGNSIEGGTTEVLLNIVAERVLGLPAEPRTDKDVAWKDLAR from the coding sequence ATGACCGACGCAGCCGACCTCAGGCGCCGCACGGCGGAGCTGCTGGCCGCGCACCCTCCCGCCGCCACGGACCGCACCGACTTCCTGAAGGCCCGCTTCGACGCCGGACTCGCCTGGGTGCACTATCCGGAGGGTCTCGGCGGACTCGGTGCCCCACGCCACCTCCAGGCGGTCGTGGACGCCGCTCTGGAGGCCGCGGGCGCCCCCGACAACAACCCGCGGCGCATCGGCATCGGCCTCGGCATGGCAGCGCCGACGATCCTGCAGTACGGCACCGAGGAGCAGAAGCGGCGCTACCTGCGACCCCTGTGGACCGGTGAGGAGGTCTGGTGCCAGCTGTTCAGCGAGCCGGGTGCCGGATCCGACCTGGCCGCGCTCGGCACCCGGGCGGTCCGGCAGGGCGAGGACTGGGTGGTCAACGGGCAGAAGGTGTGGACGTCCAGCGCCCATCTCGCCCGCTGGGCCATCCTCATCGCCCGCACCGACCCGGACGTGCCCAAGCACCGGGGCATCACGTACTTCCTCTGCGACATGACCGACCCGGGCGTCGAGGTCCGGCCACTGCGCCAGATCACCGGCGAGGCCGAGTTCAACGAGGTCTTCCTCACCGACGTCCGCATCCCCGACTCCCGCCGCCTCGGTGAGGCCGGCGACGGCTGGCGGGTCGCGCAGACCACGCTCAACAACGAACGCGTCGCCATCGGCGGCATGCGGCTGCCCCGCGAGGGCGGCATGATCGGCCCGGTCGCCAAGACCTGGCGCGAGCGCCCCGACCTGCGCACCCACGACCTGCACCAGCGCCTGCTGAAGCTGTGGGTGGAGGCCGAGGTCGCCCGCCTCACCGGCGAACGCCTGCGCCAGCAGCTCGTCGCGGGCCAGCCCGGACCGGAGGGCGCCGGCATGAAACTCGCGTTCGCCCGCCTCAACCAGGAGATCAGCGGCCTGGAGGTCGAACTCCGGGGAGCCGAGGGCCTGTCGTACGACGACTGGACCATGCGCCGCCCGGAACTGGTGGACTTCACCGGCCGCGACGCCGGTTACCGCTACCTGCGCTCCAAGGGCAACAGCATCGAGGGCGGGACCACCGAGGTCCTGCTGAACATCGTCGCGGAGCGGGTCCTGGGCCTGCCCGCCGAGCCGCGCACCGACAAGGACGTCGCCTGGAAGGACCTGGCCCGATGA
- a CDS encoding NADPH:quinone oxidoreductase family protein yields the protein MQAWHVHENGEPGEVMRLAEVARPTPGDGQVLLKVRAANINFPDALMVRGHYQVRPPLPFTPGVEICGETEDGRRVIANPALPHGGFAEYAVADAAALLPAPDSLDDSEAAALHIGYQTGWFGLHRRARLEAGETLLVHAAAGGVGSAAVQLGKAAGATVIGVVGGADKAAVARELGCDVVIDRRSEDVVVAVKEATGGRGADVIYDPVGGDAYTQSAKTVAFEGRIVVVGFASGTIPSPPLNHALVKNYAILGLHWGLYATKNPKLVQHCHEQLTELAAGGAVKPLVSERVPLDGAAAAVQRVADGVTTGRVTVVPGHDVPGSAEGAAA from the coding sequence ATGCAGGCATGGCACGTGCACGAGAACGGCGAGCCGGGCGAGGTGATGCGCCTCGCGGAGGTGGCGCGGCCCACGCCCGGTGACGGCCAGGTCCTGCTGAAGGTGCGCGCCGCGAACATCAACTTCCCGGACGCGCTCATGGTCCGGGGGCACTACCAGGTCAGGCCGCCGCTGCCGTTCACGCCGGGCGTGGAGATCTGCGGCGAGACCGAGGACGGCCGCCGGGTGATCGCCAACCCCGCGCTGCCGCACGGCGGTTTCGCCGAGTACGCCGTCGCGGACGCCGCCGCCCTGCTGCCCGCCCCGGACTCGCTGGACGACTCCGAGGCCGCCGCCCTGCACATCGGCTACCAGACGGGCTGGTTCGGTCTGCACCGGCGGGCCCGCCTGGAAGCCGGCGAGACGCTGCTCGTCCACGCCGCCGCCGGAGGGGTCGGCAGCGCGGCCGTACAGCTCGGCAAGGCGGCGGGCGCGACGGTCATCGGTGTCGTGGGCGGCGCCGACAAGGCCGCCGTCGCCCGCGAGCTGGGCTGTGACGTGGTGATCGACCGGCGGAGCGAGGACGTCGTCGTCGCCGTGAAGGAGGCCACCGGCGGCCGGGGCGCCGACGTGATCTACGACCCGGTCGGCGGAGACGCCTACACCCAGTCGGCCAAGACCGTCGCCTTCGAGGGCCGGATCGTCGTCGTCGGCTTCGCGAGCGGCACGATCCCCAGCCCGCCGCTCAACCACGCCCTGGTGAAGAACTACGCGATCCTGGGCCTGCACTGGGGCCTGTACGCCACCAAGAACCCGAAGCTGGTCCAGCACTGCCACGAGCAGCTCACCGAACTCGCCGCCGGCGGCGCCGTCAAGCCGCTGGTGAGCGAGCGGGTACCGCTCGACGGTGCCGCGGCGGCCGTGCAGCGGGTCGCCGACGGGGTCACCACCGGGCGCGTCACCGTCGTCCCCGGTCACGACGTCCCCGGCAGCGCGGAAGGAGCGGCGGCATGA
- a CDS encoding XRE family transcriptional regulator, protein MSDDDMDEVLAEVGPRLRRIRKERGATLAGLSAATGISVSTLSRLESGLRRPSLELLLPIARAHEVALDELVGTPAVRDPRVRAAPITRHGRTYWPLTRQPGGLQAFKVLVPQANEEPEPRTHEGYEWLYVLSGRLRLVLGGHDAVLTAGEVVEFDTRVPHWFGSTGEGPAEFLSLFGPQGERIHVRARPKRP, encoded by the coding sequence ATGAGTGACGACGACATGGACGAGGTCCTCGCCGAGGTCGGCCCGAGGCTGCGGCGGATCCGCAAGGAACGGGGGGCCACCCTGGCCGGGCTGTCCGCGGCGACCGGCATCTCGGTGAGCACGCTCTCCCGGCTGGAGTCGGGGCTGCGCAGGCCGAGCCTGGAACTGCTGCTGCCGATCGCGCGGGCGCACGAGGTGGCGCTGGACGAACTGGTGGGAACGCCGGCGGTGCGTGATCCGCGGGTGCGGGCCGCGCCCATCACCCGGCACGGGCGCACCTACTGGCCGCTCACCCGTCAGCCCGGCGGACTCCAGGCCTTCAAGGTGCTGGTGCCGCAGGCGAACGAGGAACCGGAGCCGCGGACCCACGAGGGCTACGAGTGGCTGTACGTGCTGTCGGGGCGGCTCCGGCTGGTGCTGGGCGGGCACGACGCCGTCCTGACGGCCGGGGAGGTCGTCGAGTTCGACACCCGGGTGCCGCACTGGTTCGGGTCGACGGGGGAGGGGCCGGCGGAGTTCCTGAGCCTGTTCGGGCCGCAGGGCGAGCGGATCCACGTACGGGCACGGCCCAAGCGGCCGTGA
- a CDS encoding NAD(P)/FAD-dependent oxidoreductase, which yields MVTVTENNTDPYEVVVIGGGAAGLSAALVLGRARRHTLVVDAGEPRNAPAAHMQGYLSRDGMSPAEFLAAGREEIARYGVELVRDRVVDVRRGFAVELAGGRTVRARRLVVATGLRDELPAVPGLARRFGRDVLHCPYCHGWEVRDQAFGVLATTPMSVHQALIVSQWSKDVTFFLHTVAEAELSDDDLRRLAAAGVKVVPGEVSRLVTEDDRLTGVRLADGTTHDRQVLFVAPRAVPRTDLLRRLGAELRETPFGAYPVVDETGLTTVPGVWCAGNAMGFAEQVVNAAAGGYRAGATINGELLMTDLDAPARAQNDGVGV from the coding sequence GTGGTCACCGTGACCGAGAACAACACCGACCCGTACGAGGTGGTCGTCATCGGCGGCGGCGCGGCCGGACTGTCCGCCGCGCTGGTCCTGGGCCGCGCCCGGCGCCACACGCTGGTCGTCGACGCGGGCGAGCCGCGCAACGCTCCCGCCGCGCACATGCAGGGCTACCTGTCCCGGGACGGCATGTCCCCGGCCGAGTTCCTGGCGGCCGGCCGGGAGGAGATCGCGCGGTACGGCGTCGAGCTGGTCCGGGACCGGGTGGTGGACGTCCGCCGGGGTTTCGCCGTGGAGCTGGCCGGCGGACGCACCGTGCGCGCCCGGCGCCTGGTGGTCGCCACCGGTCTCAGGGACGAGCTGCCGGCCGTGCCCGGCCTGGCGCGGCGCTTCGGGCGCGATGTGCTGCACTGCCCGTACTGCCACGGCTGGGAGGTGCGCGACCAGGCCTTCGGCGTGCTCGCCACGACCCCGATGAGTGTGCACCAGGCGCTGATCGTGTCCCAGTGGTCGAAGGACGTGACCTTCTTCCTGCACACGGTCGCCGAGGCGGAGCTGTCGGACGACGACCTGCGCAGACTCGCCGCGGCCGGAGTGAAGGTGGTGCCCGGCGAGGTCTCCCGACTGGTCACGGAGGACGACCGGCTCACCGGCGTCCGGCTGGCCGACGGCACCACGCACGACCGCCAGGTGCTGTTCGTGGCGCCCCGGGCCGTGCCGCGGACCGATCTGCTCCGGCGCCTCGGCGCCGAGCTGCGGGAGACCCCGTTCGGCGCGTACCCCGTGGTGGACGAGACCGGCCTGACGACCGTGCCCGGCGTGTGGTGCGCGGGCAACGCGATGGGCTTCGCGGAGCAGGTCGTGAACGCGGCGGCCGGCGGCTACCGGGCGGGCGCCACGATCAACGGTGAGCTGCTGATGACGGACCTCGACGCGCCGGCCCGGGCACAGAACGACGGCGTCGGGGTGTAG
- a CDS encoding ATP-dependent DNA ligase, whose product MLLTRLARVSQEVAATSARSRKIELLAELFRDAEAADVPIVIPYLAGRLPQGRLGVGWKVLSRPVPPAAEPALTVREVDALLSELGTVSGSGAQAERARLVGALMGAATGDEQRFLLGLLSGEVRQGALDAVAIEGLARATGAPAADVRRAVMLAGSLQTVAAALLAEGPGALDRFRLTVGRPVLPMLAHSASSVAEAVGKLGGCAVEEKLDGIRVQVHRDGDTVRLYTRTLDDITDRLPELTAAALELRGERFILDGEVIAFDADGRPRSFQETAGRVGSRVDVRTAAEAVPVSPVFFDALLADERDLLDLPFAERHAELVRLVPEPMRVRRTLVSGPDDVRAAEEFLAETLERGHEGVVVKSLDASYGAGRRGASWLKVKPVHTLDLVVLAAEWGHGRRTGKLSNLHLGARTANGSFAMLGKTFKGMTDAMLAWQTERLQELAVEDRGHVVTVRPELVVEIAYDGLQRSTRYPAGVTLRFARVVRYREDKRPEEADTVETLLAAHPEVRP is encoded by the coding sequence ATGCTGCTGACCCGGCTGGCCCGTGTGTCCCAGGAGGTCGCCGCCACCTCGGCGCGCTCCCGGAAGATCGAGCTCCTCGCCGAGCTCTTCCGGGACGCCGAGGCGGCGGACGTGCCGATCGTCATCCCGTACCTCGCGGGACGGCTGCCCCAGGGGCGGCTCGGCGTCGGCTGGAAGGTGCTGAGCCGTCCGGTGCCCCCGGCCGCCGAGCCCGCCCTGACCGTCCGCGAGGTGGACGCCCTGCTGAGCGAGCTCGGCACGGTCTCGGGCTCCGGCGCACAGGCCGAGCGGGCCCGTCTGGTCGGCGCGCTGATGGGCGCGGCCACCGGGGACGAGCAGCGGTTCCTGCTCGGGCTGCTCAGCGGCGAGGTGCGGCAGGGCGCGCTGGACGCGGTCGCGATCGAGGGGCTCGCCCGGGCGACCGGGGCGCCGGCGGCGGACGTGCGGCGGGCCGTGATGCTGGCGGGCTCGCTCCAGACGGTGGCCGCGGCCCTGCTCGCGGAGGGGCCCGGCGCCCTGGACCGCTTCCGGCTGACCGTCGGCCGCCCGGTCCTGCCGATGCTCGCCCACAGCGCCTCCTCGGTCGCCGAGGCGGTCGGCAAGCTGGGCGGGTGCGCGGTCGAGGAGAAGCTGGACGGCATCCGCGTCCAGGTGCACCGCGACGGCGACACCGTACGGCTGTACACCCGCACCCTCGACGACATCACCGACCGGCTGCCCGAACTGACCGCCGCGGCACTGGAGTTGAGGGGCGAGCGCTTCATCCTGGACGGCGAGGTCATCGCCTTCGACGCCGACGGGCGCCCCCGCTCCTTCCAGGAGACCGCCGGCCGGGTGGGCTCCCGGGTGGACGTGAGGACGGCCGCCGAGGCGGTGCCCGTCTCCCCGGTCTTCTTCGACGCGCTCCTCGCCGACGAGCGTGACCTGCTCGACCTGCCGTTCGCCGAGCGGCACGCGGAGCTGGTCCGGCTGGTGCCCGAGCCGATGCGGGTGCGGCGCACCCTGGTGTCCGGTCCCGACGACGTGCGCGCGGCCGAGGAGTTCCTCGCCGAGACCCTGGAGCGCGGGCACGAGGGCGTCGTCGTGAAGTCCCTCGACGCCTCCTACGGCGCGGGCCGGCGCGGCGCGTCCTGGCTGAAGGTCAAGCCCGTGCACACGCTCGACCTGGTGGTCCTGGCCGCCGAGTGGGGTCACGGCCGCCGCACCGGAAAGCTCTCCAACCTGCACCTGGGCGCCCGCACCGCGAACGGTTCCTTCGCCATGCTCGGCAAGACCTTCAAGGGCATGACCGACGCGATGCTGGCCTGGCAGACCGAACGGCTCCAGGAGCTGGCCGTGGAGGACCGCGGACACGTGGTGACCGTACGCCCCGAACTCGTCGTCGAGATCGCCTACGACGGTCTGCAGCGGTCCACCCGCTACCCGGCCGGGGTCACCCTCCGCTTCGCCCGGGTGGTCCGCTACCGCGAGGACAAGCGGCCGGAGGAGGCCG